Proteins encoded within one genomic window of Nilaparvata lugens isolate BPH chromosome 11, ASM1435652v1, whole genome shotgun sequence:
- the LOC111056358 gene encoding uncharacterized protein LOC111056358 isoform X2, producing the protein MIFGMHFKAFIALVCMVITSTVDQSSCQNFGGLRNFGLAPVYFRPPFIPFFPFPDTHFPCHCCPPSSKIVEEEPEGDLPITTYFIGDLWSRFTGNKSDKSLMNMNTTKKTENHMNVELVQTFENTTNNVTMTGVGDAKPTYAYQSIKM; encoded by the coding sequence GCTTTGGTGTGTATGGTTATCACCTCGACGGTTGACCAATCATCCTGCCAGAACTTTGGAGGACTGAGGAACTTCGGCCTTGCTCCAGTTTACTTCCGGCCACCTTTTAtcccttttttcccttttcctgACACTCATTTTCCCTGTCATTGTTGTCCACcatcttcaaaaatagttgaagAAGAGCCAGAGGGAGACTTGCCCATTACCACCTACTTTATTGGAGATCTGTGGAGTCGATTCACGGGAAACAAAAGCGACAAGTCATTGATGAACatgaacacaactaaaaaaacagaaaatcacaTGAACGTTGAATTGGTGCAAACATTCGAGAACACAACAAATAATGTGACTATGACGGGTGTAGGAGATGCTAAACCCACATATGCATACCAGTCTATTAAAATGTGA